A genomic region of Rhipicephalus sanguineus isolate Rsan-2018 chromosome 1, BIME_Rsan_1.4, whole genome shotgun sequence contains the following coding sequences:
- the LOC119396375 gene encoding transcription factor SPT20 homolog isoform X3 — protein MFELPPEDFLQKPRKGEPSTVKAVVHNQYNSPLQLYSQEKVAETLAYHAQAITAEDGVNNIQPVGLPQNLVRSAVLQALSEDEIGGNPYRTANGTTAVQRTTAPPTPPPKPRPPSYSGGPPQPERPYSSSGHHVTFSNPGTPGTPPIQQHHTYVPPPPPLHTYQQPSYQQPAYQQQPAYQQQPAAYPAQHARQSSYEEVDQRQQQIREAELRQRQYEEERLQQAQYEEGRFRQPPQDFRRAEFEAEQRRLREEEERRRRVIQEEEGRRRQEEVLRQRRLEQEEQERQRRQEQQEYEQYQQHQQQYQRYLEEQKRRDDELRRRNVEQQQVQQQEAARRRQLEEQQRRAQQQQQQQVRFQNAQREPLNVQRAQQEAQRRYQPNTAVASSPQHQEQVGSQAQRWETRIWEEQQARMPGTPLGSPSVSRRARDNVWPPKESSVRWTPKTGFSPQLTRQSSQGAKQFVWPPPKSGVTNGDDGGFPSRPPSRSAVNAWHPPQSPTSGTRTPPFARSPSLGRRTRDIAWPPPQPDSSPKFVPRPVSRSGLHRPDEFIHQNASCGVPPTYRPPPNSSQYL, from the exons GGTCAACAACATCCAACCCGTGGGGCTGCCCCAGAACCTCGTTCGCTCCGCTGTCCTACAGGCTCTGAGCGAAGACGAAATTG GTGGAAACCCATATCGAACCGCGAACGGGACAACTGCAGTGCAGAG GACTACTGCGCCTCCAACACCTCCACCAAAACCGCGGCCTCCATCCTATAGCGGAGGACCGCCGCAGCCAGAGAGGCCGTACTCTTCGTCCGGACACCACGTGACGTTTTCCAACCCGGGAACTCCCGGCACGCCTCCTATCCAGCAGCATCACACCTACGTACCGCCTCCACCGCCGCTGCATACCTACCAGCAGCCTAGCTACCAACAACCAGCTTATCAGCAGCAGCCGGCTTACCAACAGCAACCAGCCGCCTATCCGGCGCAGCACGCACGGCAAAGCAGCTACGAGGAGGTCGACCAGCGTCAGCAGCAGATTCGGGAAGCCGAGCTTAGGCAGCGCCAGTACGAAGAAGAGCGGCTGCAGCAGGCGCAGTACGAAGAAGGCCGCTTCCGCCAACCACCGCAGGACTTCCGGCGTGCCGAGTTCGAAGCCGAGCAGAGGAGGCTTCGCGAAGAAGAGGAGCGCCGCCGACGCGTGATTCAGGAGGAAGAGGGTAGGAGGCGCCAGGAGGAGGTGCTGCGCCAGAGGCGACTCGAGCAGGAGGAGCAGGAGCGCCAGCGGCGTCAGGAGCAGCAGGAGTACGAGCAGTaccagcagcaccagcagcagtaCCAGCGATATTTGGAGGAGCAGAAGCGTAGGGACGACGAGCTGAGGCGGAGGAACGTGGAGCAGCAGCAAGTGCAGCAGCAAGAAGCCGCCCGCCGCCGACAGCTCGAAGAGCAACAGCGAAGagcccagcagcagcagcagcagcaggtgcGCTTCCAGAACGCCCAGCGGGAGCCGCTGAACGTGCAGCGAGCCCAGCAAGAGGCCCAGAGGCGCTACCAGCCGAATACAGCTGTGGCCAGCTCACCCCAGCACCAGGAGCAGGTGGGCTCTCAAGCTCAGCGCTGGGAGACTAGGATTTGGGAGGAACAGCAAGCCAGGATGCCCGGCACACCGCTAGGATCGCCCAGCGTCTCGCGTCGGGCGCGCGACAACGTGTGGCCTCCAAAG gAATCAAGCGTGCGATGGACTCCTAAGACGGGATTTTCTCCGCAACTGACACGCCAAA GTTCGCAGGGCGCCAAGCAGTTCGTGTGGCCACCGCCAAAGTCCGGCGTGACCAACGGAGATGACGGCGGCTTCCCGTCTCGGCCTCCGAGTCGCTCGGCCGTGAACGCGTGGCACCCGCCGCAGTCGCCCACGTCGGGCACGCGGACGCCACCGTTCGCCCGCTCCCCGTCGCTGGGTCGCCGCACGCGGGACATCGCCTGGCCGCCGCCGCAGCCCGACTCGTCGCCCAAGTTTGTGCCGCGGCCCGTGAGCCGCAGCGGCCTGCACCGGCCCGACGAGTTCATCCACCAAAACGCCAGCTGCGGCGTGCCGCCCACCTATAGGCCGCCGCCAAACTCCTCCCAGTACCTGTAG